Genomic window (Vibrio coralliirubri):
GCCACTCACAAACCCCATCAACACCATACCGATCATGTAGCGATCACTTTTTCGGTAGTGGTGATCAGAAATCGCCGTCATCTTACCGGTTTCAAAAGTCACTCGAATAAAGCCGATGATCGTCTTCTCTGGTGAATAAATAGGTTCAACTAATTGTTGTCTGCCGATACTTGCTGTTGAAAGTGGCGTATCTAAGCCTAGAACCTCGCGTACCGAGAGGGCTTTTTCACTCGAAGCCAGTCGAATCCCCTCTGCATCATAGATGGTGGTATCGAACACCAGTCGGTCTTGAGACAGCTGATTACTTAGGTCAAGCAATCGCTCTTGGTCTTGTTGCGTGATCATCTTGCTGGCTGAAAGTGATGCCTGAGAGATAAGCAGCTTGGTAAGAGTTTCCAACTGTTTTGCTTGGATCTTCTCGTTACCTTTACTGATCACGACCGTATTTTTAATCGTTACAACGAACATGGTAGCCAACAAAATGAGGGCTAGCATTCGTAAAGCGTTACGTATTGAGAACAATGATTCATTCATGTTTCACGAAGCCTGAAATAAACAAATGTTATGATTAAGACATATTGAGACTTGCGTTTTCAAATTGCAATAGGTTAACGTTTAGCATAGTTAATTAGGAATCATACACATGGACGCTCAGAAATATCTGCCGATAAAAAGGCATACCACATTATTAACTCGACTCCCCGAGACTCGTTTCGCTTCTCAACTCGCTAAATCCAAGGCCAATTGGATTGTGTTTGGTGAGTACTTATCTCCACAATCTTTCGATGACATCGACTTTTTCACTGGCACTTACAACACCATCCTCGATACGTGGAAGGTTGGGCATTATGAAGTGGCTTTGATGTCAGGCAATCTAACGCCAGCACACGAAGAAATCCTCCAAGCGCTAAAGCTTGATTATGCTTGCCTTAGCGAGGTCCCAGACTTATCTAAGCCAGGTTTGATCGTGATGGATATGGATTCTACAGCGATTCAAATTGAATGCATTGATGAGATTGCTAAGCTAGCTGGAGTGGGAGAGTTAGTCTCTGAAATCACAGAACGAGCGATGCAAGGCGAGCTCGACTTTGAACAGAGCCTGCGCCAACGAGTAGGAGCACTGAAAGGTGCGGATGAGTCGATATTAGAGCAAGTGCGTCAGTCATTGCCATTCATGCCAGACTTGGTCGGGCTGGTGAATACTCTGAATAAGCTTGGCTGGAAAACAGCAATTGCATCAGGTGGGTTTACTTACTTCTCTGATTATCTGAAAGATACCCTTGATCTTGACCATGCTCAATCAAACACGCTTGAGATCGTCAACGGTAAGTTAACAGGTGAAGTGTTAGGTGATGTTGTTTCGGCGCAGACCAAAGCGGATATCTTGGTAGAGTTGGCTGAAGAGTACGAATTGGAACTGCACAATACCGTTGCCGTTGGTGATGGAGCCAATGACTTGGTGATGATGGGCTCTGCAGGTTTAGGCATTGCCTACCACGCAAAACCAAAAGTAGAGCAGCAAGCTCAAACTGCTGTGCGTTACGCAGGTTTAGGCGGGGTGCTGTGCATCTTGTCGGGTGTATTGGCTAAGCAGCAGAAGATCAGCTGGCAAGCAAAACCTTAGGAGTTCTACCTAAGTGCTATTAGCTATGTATCTTATTTAGCAATAGTGGCTCAGACACAAAAAAAGCAGGCTATCAGCCTGCTTTTTCTATTTTCATGCTTAAGTTAAGGCGCCACTCGAAGTTAGCGTGTTAGCTCCAATCGAATCAGCACTTCATCGGTAATATCTTCTATCTCGCCATAACCGATAAACGCCGTCACTTCATTCTCTAGTTTCTTAGCTTGATGCATACTGATGCGTGAAAGCTCTTCTAAATCAGACTGGAATAAACTCGTTAGCGGATTAAAGATAGGTGCCGTGGTGACTCGCAATACATACACGTCACCTAAGTGCTGCGCTTTTTTAATGAATAAGATGCGTTCTTTTGCTGAGGCGAAGTCTTTAACCAATTTGGTGTGTACCGATTGGATCTTGTCGCCAAACTTCACTGCGGCAATGTACACGTCATGATGCTTCGGTTCTGCACCTTCAATTCTTTTCAGTGGTTCAGCCAACAGCGAGTTGGTGTGACCCTTAAAGATTGGCTCCAGTGAGAACTTTTGGTTGTGACCAAGTTTAGCGAGTAACGTTAGATGCTTATTCAGTGGAAAATTCACACCAATGATCTTACAGCGCAGCGTTGAACTTGGCTTATCAATGAATATTGGGTTACTGACCATCTTGCTCAACAAAATGTTGTGCAGTGATTCGAGTAGTGAATGCGTTGGCAGTATCTCTTGCTTCTTAATCAGCTTACTTTGGTTTTGATCGATAAGCCCATTAAGGAAGGCGATAGTACGCATTGTCTTGGCGTTCTCGGCAATAACCAACTGCACGTTGCGGCCATTCGGACTCACTCGAATTACGTGGTAAGGCACGGTGCTTAGTGGCAGGTTCTTGTCATAGAGCTGCAGTTCATTGAAGTTCACTAATACCGGATCATTAATCTTGAGTACCATTGGGTGTTCAAGGCTAATGCTCAGTCCACGCTTCGAGATATCTAAGGTGTGTCCGTTCGCCGCTGCGCCATCTTGTGATGTGAGTTGCAACGGTGACTTAAATTGGTATCTCGGCTCTTTACGACGAGTCTGAGAGTCAAAGTAGATGCTTTGAATATTGCCGACGACAGTACGCGGGTGACGGAAGCGGTTCAATTCACTGCTTGGAATGCGTGGTTTTTCACTCAGAAGATAATCAGCTGCACTTTCGTGATCGCCGATCTCTTGCAAGATTCCGCAATGCGTCAGTTGAGCTGAGCTTTGAGCCAGCGTGTCCGAGTGTTTAGCTAATGCTTGTCGTTCGGTGTCTGATAGTTCGAAAACCGAGAACTTGAACGCCTTCCAACTTTTACGTTTGCCACCGATGTGCCAGAACAGCTGTCTTTGTTCACGAGAGGCTTCAGGCAGCATCATTGAATAGAACAAGGTCTTGTTTTGGTGTTCATGGGTAAACGAATAGATAACGTTACTGGTTCCCTTCACTCCTGGTTTCGCCAGCAGGTTCATACGTTGCTCGTTGAACAGGGTGCCCAGCGCTTGTTGATTTCGCTCGTCGTGCCAGTATTGCCATAACGGATGGTTGTTATCCGTCAGTAGGGCAAGCTTTAGTTCGCTGCCGCTGAAAAACAGGGGAAGGTTACAAGTGTGCTTTAAATAGGTGTGTTCGATTCCTCGAGTACGAGTTCGAATGACCCTATCTTGATTTTCATGGCTGGTTTTCTTACTGGTGCTATTTAAAGACTCATCGAGTAAGCGAGCCACAATATTGTTGTCGCTTACCTTGATGGTTCTTAGAAATTTGACCGCGTTGTTCTCATAAGATTCGTCGATACCCAAAACACGAAATTCAACCGCTTGGTTAACATCGTTTTCTTGGGACTTTTCGATAAGCTCTGAGAACTTAACGCTGATGATCTCGCCGAGGTTGTATCGAAAGGCGCTCGGCACCTTGAACTTTGCACCTGACGGGGATATATCAACCGTTACACCATGTAGGCTTTGACCTTTCGATGTGGTGATCTCTACCTGCGAGCTAATCTTGAGTCTGTTCTCTTGGCGCTTTAAGTCGTAACCTAGGTTAATAGCTTCCGCTTCATACGGGCTATTGGCGCTAGTAATGTCGTGGTTACCTTGAGAAGATGTTTTAACAACGCTCAGAGGCTGAGTTCGCGGAGTCATTACTAACTCCCATGCGCCTTCTGTGTAACCTTTAAACTTTTTCGTACCACGTTGATACGCGTTTAAAGCGATGTCATCGAGCCAGTGCTTACGGCCGTCTAACGTGAACTGACGACATTCATTATCAATGCGCCCACGTAAATCAATGCTCTTTGTACACGGAGCCATGATACGATTCAGTTCCATTTTAACCAGCAGTTTTAGAGACGGAGATTCGCCTTCTGTCATTTGAGAAAGAAGGAATTCGAAATCTTCGGCGTGGTAGGCCGGGATAAGACGTTCTGCTACAGATAGAATTTCAGATTGCTGCATACTTTTCTTGTTAGAATGGACGGTGCATTTATGTTATCGACTAGTTTAAATCGATCTTTAAGTATAAGTGGTATGACTGCAACGTTTATTTTCACCCGTACGGTCAAATAAGTCACAAATTGACAACATCATTGTGTAACTGAGTAAATTATTGAGGTTTTATGGCTAAGGCAAAACGAGCTTATGTGTGTAATGACTGTGGTGCTGACTTTCCACGTTGGCAGGGGCAGTGCAACGCATGTGGTGCTTGGAACACGATTACAGAAGTTAGGTTAGCCGCTTCACCTCAAGTAGCGCGCAATGAAAGATTATCTGGTTATGCAGGTGCAGTAACAGAATCGAGCGTTCAGACATTATCTGAAATTAATCTACAAGAAGTGCCACGCTTTAGTAGTGGCTTCAAAGAGCTCGACCGCGTACTCGGTGGTGGTGTTGTCCCTGGTGCTGCGATCCTGATTGGTGGTAACCCAGGCGCGGGTAAATCAACATTACTATTGCAGACCATGTGTCAGCTATCTTCTCAACTGCCGACTCTTTATGTAACAGGTGAGGAATCCTTACAGCAGGTTGCAATGCGCGCCTCTCGACTTGGATTACCAAAAGAGCACCTAAAGATGCTCTCTGAAACCAACGTAGATAAGATCTGTCAGGTTGCCGAAAAAGAACAGCCAAAGATCATGGTTATCGACTCCATCCAAGTTATGCACGTTGCTGATGTTCAATCTTCACCGGGCAGTGTTGCTCAGGTTCGTGAATCGGCAACTGCATTAACGCGCTACGCAAAACAGAATAACGTTGCTGTGTTCTTAGTTGGACACGTAACTAAAGACGGCACCTTAGCGGGGCCAAAAGTACTTGAGCACATTATTGACTGTTCTGTTCTATTGGATGGCGGAACCGATAGCCGCTTTAGAACACTGCGCAGCCACAAAAACCGTTTTGGTGCGGTCAATGAGCTTGGCGTGTTTGCCATGACAGGCCAAGGACTAAAAGAAGTCAGCAACCCATCGGCGATCTTCTTGTCTCGTGGCGAAGAAGAAACCTCGGGCAGTTCGGTGATGGTGGTTTGGGAAGGTACTCGTCCATTACTTGTTGAAATTCAAGCGCTGGTGGATTATTCCCAGCTGGCTAACCCGCGTCGTGTCGCTGTCGGCCTAGAGCAAAACAGGCTTTCGTTGTTATTAGCTGTGCTGCATAAACACGGCGGCTTACAAATGGCTGACCAAGATGTGTTTGTGAATGTCGTCGGTGGTGTTAAAGTAACCGAAACCAGTGCTGATCTTGCGTTGGTGATGGCTCTACTTTCAAGTTTCAGAGATCGCGCATTGCCAAAAGATGTGGTGGTATTTGGAGAAGTAGGCCTAGCGGGTGAGATTCGACCGGTACCAAGTGGGCAAGAGCGTCTTAATGAGGCATTTAAACACGGCTTCAAGAAAGCGATTGTACCGGCGGCTAACATGCCTAAGGGAGGTATTCCTGGAATGCAGATCCATGGTGTGAAAAAATTATCAGAAGCAATTAATGCTTTTGATGAGTTGTAATTGAGCTCACTTCAGCTACTCTATACAGCAGAAATTCAGTCTAACTTAAACGCCAATTGCGCTTTAGATTAGCACTAAACTAAACAATCATTTAGATTGTTTCTACAGATTGCCTTTTTCTATATGTTAGAAAAAGGCAAAGTTTTTTAGTCCCAAATGCATGCAAAGCTATCAGTCTTCACAGATTGTGATATACTCTGCGCGCATTTTATATCCTATTAACAGAGTAAGACAATGGCAGATTTATCGAAATACAGAAACATTGGTATTTTCGCGCACGTTGATGCGGGTAAAACAACTACCACTGAGCGTATCCTTAAGCTAACTGGTCAAATCCACAAGACTGGTGAAGTACATGATGGCGAATCAACTACTGACTTCATGGAACAGGAAGCTGAGCGCGGTATTACTATCCAATCAGCAGCTGTAAGCTGTTTCTGGAACGGTCACCGTCTAAACGTTATCGATACTCCTGGACACGTTGACTTCACAGTTGAAGTATACCGTTCTCTTAAAGTACTTGATGGCGGTATCGGTGTATTCTGTGGTTCTGGTGGTGTTGAACCTCAATCAGAAACTAACTGGCGCTACGCTAACGAATCAGAAGTATCTCGTCTGATCTTCGTTAACAAACTAGACCGTATGGGTGCAGATTTCTACAACGTTGTTGACCAAGTTAAAAACGTTCTAGGTGCTACTCCTCTAGTTATGGTTCTACCAATCGGCCGCGAAGATGAATTCGTGGGTGTTGTAGACCTTCTAAGCCGTAAAGCATACGTTTGGGATGACACTGGTCTTCCTGAAAACTACGAAATTCTAGATGTTCCTGCGGACATGGTAGATGACGTAGAGCAATACCGTGAAGAGCTAATCGAAACTGCTGTAGAGCAAGACGATGACCTAATGGAAGCTTACATGGAAGGTGAAGAGCCTTCTATCGAAGATATCAAGCGTTGTATCCGTAAAGGTACTCGTGACCTAGCGTTCTTCCCAACTTTCTGTGGTTCTGCATTCAAGAACAAGGGCGTACAAATCGTTCTTGACGCTGTTGTAGATTACCTACCTTCTCCAACTGAAGTTGATCCTCAACCTCTAATGGACGAGAACGGCGAAGAAACTGGCGAACACGCTATCGTTTCTACAGATGAAACTTTCAAAGCGCTTGCATTCAAAATCATGGATGACCGTTTTGGTGCTCTAACTTTCGTTCGTATTTACTCTGGTAAACTGAACAAAGGTGACACGATTCTTAACTCATTCACTGGCAAAACAGAACGTGTTGGCCGTATGGTTGAGATGCAAGCTGATGACCGTAACGAACTAACTAGCGCACAAGCTGGTGACATCATTGCGATCGTTGGTATGAAGAACGTGCAAACTGGTCACACTCTATGTGATCCTAAGCACCAAGTAACGCTTGAGCCAATGGTATTCCCAACTCCAGTAATCTCAATCGCTGTATCTCCAAAAGATAAAGGCGGTTCTGAGAAAATGGGTATCGCGATCGGTAAAATGGTTGCAGAAGATCCATCTTTCCAAGTTGAGACTGACGAAGAGACTGGCGAAACTATCCTGAAAGGTATGGGTGAACTTCACCTAGACATCAAGGTAGATATCCTTAAGCGTACATACGGCGTTGACCTAACTGTAGGTGCTCCTCAAGTTGCTTACCGTGAAACTATCACTCAAGCAATTGAAGATAGCTACACGCACAAGAAGCAATCTGGTGGTTCTGGTCAATTCGGTAAGATCGATTACCGTATCAAACCAGGCGAAGCAGGTTCTGGCTTCAAGTTCAACTCTGTAGTTGTGGGCGGTAACGTTCCTAAAGAATTCTGGCCTGCAGTTGAGAAAGGCTTCGCATCTATGATGGAAAACGGCGTACTAGCTGGCTTCCCAACTCTAGACGTTGAAGTTGAACTTTTCGATGGTGGTTTCCACGCAGTCGATTCATCTGCAATCGCATTTGAAATCGCAGCGAAAGGCGCATTCCGTCAATCTATGCCTAAAGCTGGCGCGCAACTTCTTGAGCCTATCATGAACGTTGACGTGTTCACTCCAGACGATCACGTTGGTGATGTTATCGGTGACCTTAACCGTCGTCGTGGCATGATCAAAGATCAACAAGCTGGCGTTACTGGTGTTCGTATTAAAGCTGACGTACCTCTTTCTGAGATGTTCGGCTACATCGGTCACCTACGTACTATCACTTCTGGTCGTGGCCAATTCTCTATGGAATTCGCACAATACGCACCATGTCCAACTAACGTTGCTGACGAAGTGATTGCAAAAGTTAAAGCAGAAAAAGAAGCTGGTAAGTAATTAGCCCTTTTCTCAATTAGCTAAAAAAGCCCCGCAAGTGAAAGCTTGCGGGGCTTTTTATTGTTTGTAACATACTGCGAGATGCGAGATGCGAGATGCGAGATGCGAGATGCGAGATGCGAGATGCGAGATGCGAGATGTGATATGGCCCCTAAAAAGTAGACACAGGGGTTTAGTTGATTAGTTCAAAGTCCATGGGACTCACTCCACCTAGAGTCCCATGTCTTCTTACTGGATTATAATAGGTATCGATATAAATTCGACTCTGCATCGTCATTTCTTGTCGTGAAAGCTGATCTAAGTTGTTCATCCACTCTTTCTTATATTGCGCAAAGAAGCTTTCGGAACAAGCGTTGTCCCAACAGTTTCCTTTTCTCGACATGCTGACTTTAATCTTTCGTTTACGGTGCCAACGGATCGTCTCCAACGCTCGATACTGTATACCTTGATCGGAGTGAAACAAAAGCTCGTGACCTAAGGGCTGCCTTTGTTTCCAAGCCTTATTCAGGCTTCTTAGCACTAACTTTGCGTTATTAATGCGACTTGTCGACCAACCAATCACTTTGCGTGAAAACAAATCTAAGACGACGCACAGGTATTGCCAACCATCAGTACAGCGCACCTGAGTTATATCTGACACCCAAACTCGATCGGGTTTATCCACCTTAAATTGACGGGCAAGAATGTTATAGGCAGGTATAAGCGTATTTTGTCTTGGTGCTCGTCCATATCGCTTCTTGCTCGCGCAAGAGCGATAGCCCATATTCTGCAGAAGCCTCTGTACTCGCTTTTTATTACAAATAAAGCCGTTAGCGACCGCTGCTTCCCAAAGCTTTCGATAGCCTGGAATACAATACTGAGCTTTGCTTTCTCTCCTCAAGTAGTGACTTAAAGACTCATTGTCTGTCTCTCGCTTCGATGGTTTCCTTGTTAGCCACTTGTAATAACCCGCTTTAGAAACACCCAACCATTGGCATAGTCGTATGACAGGAAGCTTCACACTGGCCTTCTTAAGGATATACTCGAACCTTATTCTTTTTGGCTGTCGAAGAAAGCCTTCGCTTCCTTTAAGAAATCATTCTCCAGCTCTGCCATCTCAAGCTTCTTTTTCAATTGACGGATCTCTTTCTCCAGTTGTGCAAAGGATTTTTCGGGGCCGTGGTTAGGTATTGGGAGGGAGTTAGTCTTTTTCGATGTCATTTGGCATCTCCATTTAGAAAGTAGCACCGGCGATATTCCTAAGGATAGTGCTACTGACTTAACGGTATCAGAAGAATCGAGAGATCGCTGAACAGCTTCTCGTTTAAATTCGTCTGTATATTGTCTTTGTGATTTTACTTTCATGACACTCAATGCTCTGTATTAAGTGTCTACTTTTATGGGGTCACATCAGATGCGAGATGCGAGATGCGAGATGCGAGATGCGAGATGCGAGATAGATATGGCCCCTAAAAAATAGACACAGGGGTTGTCCCGCATTTAATCAACACGGGACAGATAAAGTAGGGAGAGACTAACGCTTTAAGTCGATGTAAATCTGCTCTACCTTGGTACGTGCCCAATCTGTTTTACGCAAAAATTTTAAGCTCGATTTAATGCTCGGGTCTTTTTTAAAGCAGTTGATGTTCACCATGTAACTCAACTCTTCCCAACCGTAATGTTCAACCAATTCAGTCAGTAGCTTCTGTAGCGTGATACCGTGAAGTGGATTATTGTCTTGTGTCATGAGATGTTCTCGCCATTTATTTGAGTTAAGTATACCAGTTTCGCTTTATGAATTATCCGACCATTTGAGTTCGTAATCGGTGTGGATAATCGAAAGCTCTTCTCTACCTGTATCACCAAATAATTTAACCTGAGCCTGCATCCATTCTTCGAAACGTTTTATCTTTTCTCTACGAAAGTAACCCGGAGGCGCACACAAAAAGTAATTGTATTTAGGCTTCAGCGCGATGTTTCCGATTCGCACCAATTTCTTTTCTTGTAAATAGCGGTATACCAAGCTGTGCTTAACAAGCGCGACACCTTGAACGGATAGTGCACCTTCTAACACAAAATGAGAGCCATCAAATTGCAATGATGTGCGGCCAGCTTTTACCCCTGCGACTTGTAACCAGAGATTCCAATCCATATCAGGCCAACGGTCTTCAATCAGTTCCGCTTTATGCAGATCGTCGATGTCATAGATACCGTGTTTCTCTTGGTAGATAGGGTGGCAAACCGGGTAAATGACCTCGTCCATCAACCAGCGTGATTCGATGTTAGGGTAATCTCCATGACCATATCTAACGCAGATATCGACATTAGAATCTTCAAATGTGACTAGCTTGTTGGTCGGCTCAATTAACATGGATAGATCAGGGTGGCGATCACGAAAGTCGCCAATTCTTGGTACGAGCCAATGCTGAGCAAAGGAAGGCACGGTAGAGATCGACAGCTGAGTAGGGTTAGGATCTTGATTGATGCGTCTCACCCCATCTTGAATATGGGCAAAGCCTTTCTTCGCTTGCTGGTACAGTACTTCGCCTTCATGGGTCAATACTATTTTTCGGTGTTGGCGAATAAACAGATCTGCACCTAACCACTCTTCAAGTTGGCGAATTTGTTGACTGACTGCCGCTGCCGTGACAAATAGCTTTTCTGCTGCGAGTTTAAAACTGCCTGTTTCTGCCGCCGTGTAAAAGTAATAGATCCCTTGAAATGGTGGGGTTCGTTCTCTCACATTAGTTTTCCTTAACTGAATGCCAGTATCTATCGTTTGTCGATGTTGCACTGTTGGTCGATTATTGACCATAACAAAGCAAAAGATCAACAGGAGAAAGGCTATGAATACGATCACAGCAACAGCAAATGCCAACCATTCATTTTTGTCATCATTATCAATTAAGAAATTCTATTCTAAATTAGGCCTGTACTTTCAAAATCGTAGAACCAGAAGGCAGCTGTCTGAGCTACCCGATTATTTACTGAGAGATATCGGGATTACGTCGGAACAAGTCGAGAAAGAACTGAAGAAGTCATTTTGGGAGTGATTCAAGGCAACGTAGCTTTTAACTCGATGTTGCTTTAACTCAACATAGTTTTGTCGGTGTCGAGAGGTTTACGTTACCGTACTATGTTGAGTTAGGTTTATGGTTTATATAAAGAAGTGGGAGATGAGATTTAACTCTCCAATAGCTCGTTTACTTCTTCGTGCAACCAATTGGTGAACGCAGTAATACGCTCTTTTCTCGGGGAGTTAGGGTCAAAGCATAGGTTGACTTGAACCCCAGGTGTCATGCCTATATCAAAGGGCTTCACTAGCAAGCCGCGTTCGATGAAGTCACCAGCCAAGCTGTCTGTTGCCAAGCAAACCCCATGTCCCGCCATGACCGTGGTTAACCCCATATCAAAAGTACCGACTTCCATCCACTGAATGGTGCTGCTTTGAGTCGATATGTTTGCTTGCCTAAACCATTCCTCCCACGGGAAACAACCGCCATCAAACTGAATCAGCCAACATTTGAGGAGCTGTTCAGGTGATGTGAAGTTCAAAGAGTTTGCGAGTTCAGGGGAATAAAAAGGGTAAACCGGTTCGTTGATTAGCATCTCAAGAGTCAAGCCTTCTTCAACGCATAGATCTTCACCTTGTCGAATAGCCACATCAATTTCGCCATGTTTTAAATTTGGGGTATCACACCCTGTTAGTATCTTAATTGGGATCTCTGGGTGCTTTACCGAGAACTTCCACAGCCTAGGCAGTAACCAACGAGAAGCAAAAGAAGGGGGACTTCTAACAACAAGCAGCCCTTGAATAGGTTCTGATTGGATCTTGTTTAACCCCAGCAGAACCTCTTGAAATCCATCAGAGACATGTCTAAAAAGTGTGTGCCCTTCATGCGTCAAAATCATTGCACGCCCCTTACGAATAAAGAGCTTACATCCAACCTGTTCTTCTAACTGTCGAATCTTCTGGCTGACGGCTGCTTGAGTGACGAACAGCTCTTCAGCCGCTTTGCTGTAATTGCTCAAGCGTGCTGCAACTTCAAAGTAACGGAGGCCTGAAAGGTGACGCAGTCTATTGTCCATAATCTCAGCTTATAGTTCTTGTTAATAATGGTTGTTCGATTATCGAACAGGTTGTTTTCATAATAGCGATAAATAAACAGGGAATACAAGAGAGAGAACATGAAAGCAATAACCTGTTGGGCCGGAAGGTTTGTTAGGCTTTGTTGCGTAATTCAATGGAACTAAATCAAGAACCTACGATCTGATCAGCTACCTCCACTCTATCTCGTAGTCCTATGCCTAAGCCTCGTTATAAAACAACCAACTGGAAGCAATACAACCGATCACTCATTAACCGTGGTTCTCTGACTTTTTGGATTGATGAAGAAGCAATAAGCGGATGGGCGCAAAGCAAACAGAATAAGCGCGGTAGGCCGCGTCGGTTCAGTGATTTAGCTATCACGACAGCACTCATGGTCAAACGAGTTTTTTCTAT
Coding sequences:
- a CDS encoding YtjB family periplasmic protein, giving the protein MNESLFSIRNALRMLALILLATMFVVTIKNTVVISKGNEKIQAKQLETLTKLLISQASLSASKMITQQDQERLLDLSNQLSQDRLVFDTTIYDAEGIRLASSEKALSVREVLGLDTPLSTASIGRQQLVEPIYSPEKTIIGFIRVTFETGKMTAISDHHYRKSDRYMIGMVLMGFVSGVLFIMLIRRRPTKSGENLLLKNVSS
- a CDS encoding PilZ domain-containing protein, which encodes MQQSEILSVAERLIPAYHAEDFEFLLSQMTEGESPSLKLLVKMELNRIMAPCTKSIDLRGRIDNECRQFTLDGRKHWLDDIALNAYQRGTKKFKGYTEGAWELVMTPRTQPLSVVKTSSQGNHDITSANSPYEAEAINLGYDLKRQENRLKISSQVEITTSKGQSLHGVTVDISPSGAKFKVPSAFRYNLGEIISVKFSELIEKSQENDVNQAVEFRVLGIDESYENNAVKFLRTIKVSDNNIVARLLDESLNSTSKKTSHENQDRVIRTRTRGIEHTYLKHTCNLPLFFSGSELKLALLTDNNHPLWQYWHDERNQQALGTLFNEQRMNLLAKPGVKGTSNVIYSFTHEHQNKTLFYSMMLPEASREQRQLFWHIGGKRKSWKAFKFSVFELSDTERQALAKHSDTLAQSSAQLTHCGILQEIGDHESAADYLLSEKPRIPSSELNRFRHPRTVVGNIQSIYFDSQTRRKEPRYQFKSPLQLTSQDGAAANGHTLDISKRGLSISLEHPMVLKINDPVLVNFNELQLYDKNLPLSTVPYHVIRVSPNGRNVQLVIAENAKTMRTIAFLNGLIDQNQSKLIKKQEILPTHSLLESLHNILLSKMVSNPIFIDKPSSTLRCKIIGVNFPLNKHLTLLAKLGHNQKFSLEPIFKGHTNSLLAEPLKRIEGAEPKHHDVYIAAVKFGDKIQSVHTKLVKDFASAKERILFIKKAQHLGDVYVLRVTTAPIFNPLTSLFQSDLEELSRISMHQAKKLENEVTAFIGYGEIEDITDEVLIRLELTR
- the serB gene encoding phosphoserine phosphatase, which codes for MDAQKYLPIKRHTTLLTRLPETRFASQLAKSKANWIVFGEYLSPQSFDDIDFFTGTYNTILDTWKVGHYEVALMSGNLTPAHEEILQALKLDYACLSEVPDLSKPGLIVMDMDSTAIQIECIDEIAKLAGVGELVSEITERAMQGELDFEQSLRQRVGALKGADESILEQVRQSLPFMPDLVGLVNTLNKLGWKTAIASGGFTYFSDYLKDTLDLDHAQSNTLEIVNGKLTGEVLGDVVSAQTKADILVELAEEYELELHNTVAVGDGANDLVMMGSAGLGIAYHAKPKVEQQAQTAVRYAGLGGVLCILSGVLAKQQKISWQAKP
- a CDS encoding VF530 family DNA-binding protein is translated as MTQDNNPLHGITLQKLLTELVEHYGWEELSYMVNINCFKKDPSIKSSLKFLRKTDWARTKVEQIYIDLKR
- a CDS encoding IS3 family transposase (programmed frameshift), with protein sequence MKVKSQRQYTDEFKREAVQRSLDSSDTVKSVALSLGISPVLLSKWRCQMTSKKTNSLPIPNHGPEKSFAQLEKEIRQLKKKLEMAELENDFLKEGEGFLRQPKRIRFEYILKKASVKLPVIRLCQWLGVSKAGYYKWLTRKPSKRETDNESLSHYLRRESKAQYCIPGYRKLWEAAVANGFICNKKRVQRLLQNMGYRSCASKKRYGRAPRQNTLIPAYNILARQFKVDKPDRVWVSDITQVRCTDGWQYLCVVLDLFSRKVIGWSTSRINNAKLVLRSLNKAWKQRQPLGHELLFHSDQGIQYRALETIRWHRKRKIKVSMSRKGNCWDNACSESFFAQYKKEWMNNLDQLSRQEMTMQSRIYIDTYYNPVRRHGTLGGVSPMDFELIN
- the fusA gene encoding elongation factor G, coding for MADLSKYRNIGIFAHVDAGKTTTTERILKLTGQIHKTGEVHDGESTTDFMEQEAERGITIQSAAVSCFWNGHRLNVIDTPGHVDFTVEVYRSLKVLDGGIGVFCGSGGVEPQSETNWRYANESEVSRLIFVNKLDRMGADFYNVVDQVKNVLGATPLVMVLPIGREDEFVGVVDLLSRKAYVWDDTGLPENYEILDVPADMVDDVEQYREELIETAVEQDDDLMEAYMEGEEPSIEDIKRCIRKGTRDLAFFPTFCGSAFKNKGVQIVLDAVVDYLPSPTEVDPQPLMDENGEETGEHAIVSTDETFKALAFKIMDDRFGALTFVRIYSGKLNKGDTILNSFTGKTERVGRMVEMQADDRNELTSAQAGDIIAIVGMKNVQTGHTLCDPKHQVTLEPMVFPTPVISIAVSPKDKGGSEKMGIAIGKMVAEDPSFQVETDEETGETILKGMGELHLDIKVDILKRTYGVDLTVGAPQVAYRETITQAIEDSYTHKKQSGGSGQFGKIDYRIKPGEAGSGFKFNSVVVGGNVPKEFWPAVEKGFASMMENGVLAGFPTLDVEVELFDGGFHAVDSSAIAFEIAAKGAFRQSMPKAGAQLLEPIMNVDVFTPDDHVGDVIGDLNRRRGMIKDQQAGVTGVRIKADVPLSEMFGYIGHLRTITSGRGQFSMEFAQYAPCPTNVADEVIAKVKAEKEAGK
- the radA gene encoding DNA repair protein RadA; amino-acid sequence: MAKAKRAYVCNDCGADFPRWQGQCNACGAWNTITEVRLAASPQVARNERLSGYAGAVTESSVQTLSEINLQEVPRFSSGFKELDRVLGGGVVPGAAILIGGNPGAGKSTLLLQTMCQLSSQLPTLYVTGEESLQQVAMRASRLGLPKEHLKMLSETNVDKICQVAEKEQPKIMVIDSIQVMHVADVQSSPGSVAQVRESATALTRYAKQNNVAVFLVGHVTKDGTLAGPKVLEHIIDCSVLLDGGTDSRFRTLRSHKNRFGAVNELGVFAMTGQGLKEVSNPSAIFLSRGEEETSGSSVMVVWEGTRPLLVEIQALVDYSQLANPRRVAVGLEQNRLSLLLAVLHKHGGLQMADQDVFVNVVGGVKVTETSADLALVMALLSSFRDRALPKDVVVFGEVGLAGEIRPVPSGQERLNEAFKHGFKKAIVPAANMPKGGIPGMQIHGVKKLSEAINAFDEL